In a genomic window of Melitaea cinxia chromosome 2, ilMelCinx1.1, whole genome shotgun sequence:
- the LOC123659757 gene encoding RCC1 domain-containing protein 1-like gives MYIVTGANLFGQWFSWANNTSYFDKFETVSPENESKFDFKKAKLVTSCWSYNIFQVDNVFYIAGSWHGKDNQIINAPTEHNKQISKQSGVLITGNDYMLILVEKVSRSIWYFDFETEYFKKIKLNEEPILESTVKKLRITDDIVKVAATNNTFIYLTSGGNVYTGQLPSYVDTQSCIGKVSDVECGYEHYMLLTTAGRVYTWGNGRRLQLGHGDLTNLDVPTEVAALAGIKIIKIKAGGWHSLALSEYGDLYAWGWNDTGQLGMNAKRNGEENIEKKGQKNYAVPRPVDIYDDQGKEVELDVKDIACGTRHSAILLEDNTVWTTGCNKYGQLGFSPKDYEKLEYFKKSFHSPNITNLKGGPWCTIVEAF, from the exons atgTACATCGTAACAGGAGCGAATTTGTTTGGTCAGTGGTTCTCTTGGGCTAACAATACCAGTTACTTTGATAAATTCGAAACAGTGTCTCCTGAAAATGAAAGCaaatttgattttaagaaaGCCAAGCTTGTCACATCGTGCTGGTCGTATAATATATTCCAAGTTGATAATGTATTTTACATAGCTGGATCTTGGCACGGAAAGGACAATCAAATTATTAACGCACCAACTGAACATAACAAACAGATCTCTAAACAATCAGGTGTACTGATCACAGGTAACgattatatgttaattttggTGGAAAAGGTGTCACGATCGATTTGGTATTTCGACTTCGAAAcagaatatttcaaaaaaattaaattgaatgaagAACCAATATTGGAAAGTaccgtaaaaaaattaagaataacaGACGATATAGTAAAAGTAGCAGCAACAaataacacttttatttatttaacgtcTGGAGGAAACGTGTACACCGGACAACTACCAAGCTATGTAGATACACAGTCATGTATTGGCAAAGTTTCTGATGTGGAATGTGGATACGAACATTATATGCTATTAACAACAGCAGGTAGAGTGTACACATGGGGAAATGGAAG gAGGCTACAACTTGGTCATGGTGATTTAACAAACCTAGATGTACCTACTGAGGTGGCAGCCCTGGCTGgaatcaaaataatcaaaataaaggCTGGAGGTTGGCATTCCTTAGCTTTGAGTGAATATGGAGACTTGTATGCATGGGGCTGGAACGATACTGGACAATTAGGTATGAATGCAAAGAGGAACGGAGAAGAGAATATAGAGAAAAAGGGACAAAAGAACTATGCTGTACCTAGACCTGTTGATATTTATGATGATCAAGGTAAAGAAGTAGAGTTAGATGTAAAAGACATTGCTTGCGGGACAAGACATTCAGCTATACTACTTGAAGATAATACTGTTTGGACGACTGGTTGTAATAAATACGGACAGCTCGGATTTTCTCCAAAGGACTATGAAaagttagaatattttaaaaagtcatTTCACTCTCctaatattactaatttaaaaGGTGGTCCGTGGTGTACTATTGTTGAAGCATTCTAG